A genomic window from Lycium barbarum isolate Lr01 chromosome 4, ASM1917538v2, whole genome shotgun sequence includes:
- the LOC132637705 gene encoding uncharacterized protein LOC132637705, producing MVVRLLSNNWYSVLLNGQVHGFFKSSKGVKKGDPLSLTLFILAAEALSRGLNALYKKPRFLEYGMTKWSPRINHLSYVDDTILFVSADQYSVKLMMRVLNRYVKVSGQLVNLNKSAFYVHEKVQSGLVSRLKQTIGISRNKISHDDIVVKNITKRMHAWQGRLLSYGGRETLISHVLQSMPVYLLSGMNPPKGVIRQMHSIFSRFFWSNTGDKKGVHWVK from the exons ATGGTGGTCAGGCTACTATCAAACAACTGGTATTCAGTTCTCTTGAATGGGCAAGTACATGGATTTTTCAAGTCATCAAAGGGAGTAAAAAAAGGTGATCCTCTATCCCTTACTCTCTTCATTTTAGCTGCTGAGGCCTTATCAAGGGGACTAAATGCATTGTACAAAAAGCCAAGGTTTTTGGAGTATGGTATGACCAAATGGAGTCCAAGGATTAATCATTTATCATATGTTGATGACACAATTCTCTTTGTCTCTGCTGACCAATACTCGGTGAAACTGATGATGAGAGTGTTAAATAGATATGTGAAAGTATCTGGCCAGTTGGTGAATTTGAATAAGAGTGCATTCTATGTTCATGAAAAGGTGCAGAGTGGCTTGGTTTCAAGGCTGAAACAAACCATAGGAATTAG TAGGAACAAAATTTCACACGATGATATAGTTGTGAAAAATATTACCAAAAGGATGCATGCATGGCAAGGGAGACTACTGTCATATGGAGGAAGAGAAACACTAATATCTCATGTATTACAAAGCATGCCAGTATACCTATTATCAGGAATGAACCCTCCAAAGGGTGTGATCAGACAAATGCATAGTATCTTCTCAAGGTTTTTCTGGTCCAACACTGGTGACAAGAAAGGTGTACATTGGGTTAAATAG